The Euwallacea fornicatus isolate EFF26 chromosome 38, ASM4011564v1, whole genome shotgun sequence genome includes a region encoding these proteins:
- the LOC136349491 gene encoding uncharacterized protein, with amino-acid sequence MAPIKVCFMSMIILQFVFMCSGKESKNSDWILASNASSEKFIGRMMEEGRTLVHHTMKRFMIILPAIFFKLGVAFTLLILVTIATVNNGFIGFLLLIVGLSNVLARLQEARRPPASLPYIAPSPYFHHVNVLERSDATGKTVVDPSAAQYPEHQYYLGGKPYSAQLSQSSYPSRIA; translated from the exons ATGGCGCCGATTAAGGTATGCTTTATGAGCATGATTATACTTCAGTTCGTATTTATGTGCAGTGGAAAAGAAAGTAAGAACAGTGATTGGATTTTGGCAAGTAATGCAAGTTCGGAGAAATTTATTGGACGAATGATGGAAGAGG GCCGCACTCTGGTTCATCATACGATGAAACGATTCATGATAATACTTCCTGCCATTTTCTTCAAACTAGGAGTCGCATTTACCTTGTTAATTTTGGTGACCATTGCAACCGTCAATAACG GTTTCATTGGATTCCTCCTTTTGATTGTGGGACTGAGCAACGTTCTGGCAAGACTCCAAGAGGCGAGAAGGCCACCAGCAAGCTTGCCCTACATCGCCCCTTCTCCATATTTCCATCACGTAAATGTCCTGGAAAGAAGTGATGCGACGGGAAAAACTGTGGTTGATCCTTCTGCTGCGCAATATCCAGAACATCAATACTATCTCGGTGGAAAGCCATACAGTGCTCAATTAAGTCAAAGCAGTTATCCATCTAGAATCGCTTAA
- the Osi22 gene encoding uncharacterized protein Osi22, with amino-acid sequence MVNSVTSLTVPIDYVFLIGLTLFIVQLTGCFGGDTGELKKIADASVTVNTMGDESEMDGKELSKMHKDPNQVGGMMQRLLPLLVIPFLISSAIIPGMLISIKILLVKGLFTGVIAGVIMILNIFRGRINGGGVFNHYTSDLNQEHYGYQGYEEPGAYINRRRRRLVMQ; translated from the exons ATGGTGAATAGTGTCACAAGCCTAACAGTCCCCATTGATTACGTCTTTTTGATAGGGCTAACATTGTTTATTGTACAATTAACTGGTTGTTTCGGGGGAGATACAggtgaattgaaaaaaatcgcagATGCCAGTGTCACGGTGAATACAATGGGGGATGAAAGTGAAATGGACGGTAAAG AGCTCTCCAAGATGCACAAAGATCCCAATCAAGTAGGAGGAATGATGCAACGACTCCTACCGCTGCTAGTAATACCGTTCCTGATCTCCTCTGCTATAATCCCAGGGATGCTCATAtccatcaaaattttactagTTAAAGGCCTCTTTACCGGGGTTATCGCAGGAGTAATTAtgattctgaacatatttcgtGGCCGCATAAATGGAGGAGGAGTGTTCAATCATTATACATCAGATCTGAACCAGGAGCACTATGGATATCAGGGATACGAGGAACCTGGGGCGTATATTAATCGAAGGCGGAGAAGACTCGTGATGCAGTAA
- the LOC136349543 gene encoding protein Wnt-8a-like produces MNSVKTGMELAIEHCQNQFKWDRWNCPREEFERNTNHVTSRETAFVKAIIAAGIVHAVTKNCSKGELADCGCNLNYPLEAPQYYEEYNKVDQSNSLAKRQATSKPIKWSWGGCSDDTSFGGLVAEGLLEVPLDRNPNVSTYIDTHNYKIGREIVKQTMKKKCRCHGTSGSCSLQTCWLQQADFQDIAKKLKERYKKAKRVTYEFVANSLAVVNTVKNRRKERKQIDSSVLVFLDESPNYCIADPSNNRPGTKDRTCSKRKDNETTRTEKRSCKVLCKQCGHKIKKEKKMVTKRCNCKFDWCCAVKCDMCSEEVEEHFCY; encoded by the exons ATGAACAGCGTGAAAACTGGAATGGAACTGGCCATAGAACATTGCCAAAACCAATTCAAATGGGATCGGTGGAACTGCCCTCGTGAGGAATTTGAAAG aaaCACTAATCACGTTACCAGTAGAGAAACCGCCTTTGTGAAAGCGATCATTGCGGCTGGAATCGTACATGCCGTAACAAAAAACTGTTCTAAAG GCGAACTTGCAGACTGCGGTTGCAACCTCAACTACCCCCTAGAAGCCCCGCAATACTATGAAGAATACAACAAAGTCGACCAATCCAATTCTTTAGCTAAGAGACAGGCTACTTCAAAGCCGATAAAATGGTCTTGGGGTGGTTGCTCCGATGATACCTCCTTCGGAGGGCTCGTCGCCGAGGGACTGCTGGAGGTGCCACTGGATAGAAATCCCAACGTTTCTACATACATTGATACTCACAATTATAAAATCGGGAGAGAA atCGTTAAACAAACTATGAAGAAGAAGTGCCGCTGCCATGGGACATCCGGAAGTTGCTCGCTCCAAACTTGTTGGCTGCAGCAAGCGGATTTCCAAGACATCGCTAAAAAACTGAAGGAGCGCTACAAGAAAGCGAAGAGAGTCACATACGAATTTGTAGCAAATTCCTTAGCAGTGGTCAATACTGTTAAGAACAGAAGGAAGGAGAGGAAGCAGATAGACTCCTCAGTGCTAGTCTTCTTGGACGAGAGTCCGAATTATTGCATAGCAGACCCGTCGAATA ACCGACCAGGGACGAAAGATCGAACCTGCTCTAAAAGAAAAGATAATGAAACTACACGCACAGAGAAAAGGAGCTGCAAGGTTTTGTGCAAACAATGTGGTCATAAAAtcaagaaagaaaagaaaatggtgACGAAGAGGTGCAACTGCAAATTTGACTGGTGCTGCGCAGTCAAGTGCGACATGTGCTCTGAAGAGGTGGAGgaacatttttgttattaa